The Nodularia sp. LEGE 06071 genome includes a region encoding these proteins:
- a CDS encoding SufE family protein, whose product MSSIIDSLPPALAKIVQRFQRATEPKRRYEQLIWYAQKLKDFPETGKVPENKVPGCVSQVFITAALDDGKVVYEGDSDSQLTKGLVGLLIEGLNGLTPTEIVQLTPDFIQETGLNVSLTPSRANGFYNIFKTMQKKALECKLDLPS is encoded by the coding sequence ATGTCCTCAATTATCGATTCTTTGCCACCTGCTCTCGCTAAAATCGTCCAGCGCTTTCAACGTGCTACTGAACCGAAGCGGCGCTACGAACAATTAATCTGGTATGCTCAGAAGCTCAAGGATTTCCCAGAAACTGGCAAAGTTCCAGAAAACAAAGTTCCTGGCTGTGTATCTCAAGTTTTTATCACCGCAGCCCTGGATGACGGTAAGGTTGTATATGAAGGTGATTCCGATTCCCAGTTGACCAAAGGATTAGTAGGGCTGTTGATTGAAGGCTTAAATGGACTAACTCCTACGGAAATTGTGCAACTCACCCCAGATTTTATTCAAGAAACGGGTTTAAATGTTAGTCTCACACCTTCCCGTGCTAATGGATTTTATAACATTTTTAAAACCATGCAAAAAAAAGCACTCGAATGTAAGTTAGATTTGCCTAGCTAA
- a CDS encoding alpha/beta fold hydrolase has translation MSTNLRSTSDPVGFGGTVQEYTWTWDNQPLQVIYETIGTGSPLLLLPAFSSVSMRAEMGELAKLLAPHFQVTVLDWPGFGQSSRPSLNYRPEIYQQFLEDFVKTVFHTPITVVAAGHASSYVLQLAVKQPDIWKRILLLAPTWRGPLPTMGANPRIAEIVKGLVRSPIVGQALYKLNTTPSFLTWMYRRHVFTDDAKLTPSFIEKKWQTTQKPGARFASAAFVTGKLDAVRQQTDFLTLVQSLSVPLMVVIGESSPPKSRQEMNALAALPGVRSVIVPGSLGLYEEYPEIVFTAVQDFLLSA, from the coding sequence ATGTCAACCAATTTACGATCAACCTCTGATCCTGTAGGATTTGGTGGAACAGTTCAAGAATATACCTGGACTTGGGACAACCAACCATTACAGGTGATTTATGAAACCATCGGTACAGGTTCACCCCTGTTGCTCCTACCAGCCTTTAGTAGCGTTTCCATGCGTGCGGAAATGGGTGAACTGGCCAAATTACTGGCTCCCCACTTTCAAGTTACAGTTTTAGACTGGCCGGGATTTGGACAATCTTCTCGTCCGAGTTTAAATTACCGACCGGAAATATATCAGCAATTTCTGGAAGATTTTGTCAAAACTGTTTTTCATACTCCCATTACTGTAGTGGCGGCTGGTCATGCTTCTAGTTACGTCTTGCAACTAGCTGTGAAGCAGCCTGATATTTGGAAGCGGATTTTGTTACTAGCACCCACTTGGCGGGGTCCTTTACCCACTATGGGCGCAAATCCACGGATAGCAGAAATTGTTAAAGGATTAGTGCGATCGCCTATAGTAGGTCAAGCACTGTATAAACTCAACACCACACCATCCTTTTTAACTTGGATGTACCGCCGTCACGTCTTTACCGATGATGCTAAACTTACACCCAGCTTCATTGAGAAAAAATGGCAAACCACGCAAAAACCAGGAGCTAGATTTGCATCTGCGGCTTTTGTCACAGGGAAACTTGATGCTGTACGTCAGCAAACGGATTTTCTCACACTTGTGCAATCTTTGTCCGTACCCCTGATGGTAGTAATTGGCGAATCCAGTCCACCCAAGTCACGACAGGAAATGAACGCTTTAGCCGCATTACCAGGAGTAAGAAGCGTTATCGTTCCCGGTTCTCTGGGACTGTATGAAGAATACCCAGAAATTGTATTCACAGCAGTACAAGATTTTCTGTTATCTGCATAA